A portion of the Hylaeus volcanicus isolate JK05 unplaced genomic scaffold, UHH_iyHylVolc1.0_haploid 12237, whole genome shotgun sequence genome contains these proteins:
- the LOC128883868 gene encoding NAD(P)H-hydrate epimerase-like, translating into MASKTITCSYIPAGLAATIDKEIMSDVYGYSVEQLMELAGHSIATAVCSLSIPTNRILFLCGPGNNGGDGLVAARHLKQRQCDQFESNVTVLYPKKNSNDCLVQNLYSRLLDQAEHEGCKIITDIKETSSSIDIITGLNSNFDIAVDAFFGFGFKGSMREPYNSIIQILNETTLPIVCVDVPSGCNDTPDLCSTYVTKPSMIVSLMVPKLCTKFILERPENSTCIHYLGQPNLPRHYKDKYSLNVPRRVHSNDTSIIRLNP; encoded by the exons ATGGCAAGCAAAACAATAACATGTTCTTACATTCCGGCTGGACTAGCCGCAACAATTGACAAGGAAATTATGTCAGACGTTTATGGGTATTCCGTAGAGCAG TTAATGGAATTGGCTGGTCATAGTATTGCAACGGCCGTATGTTCTCTTTCAATACCAACCAACCGCATTCTGTTTCTGTGCGGTCCAGGGAACAATGGAGGAGATG GATTGGTTGCGGCACGGCATTTAAAGCAGCGACAATGCGATCAGTTTGAATCAAATGTTACGGTGTTGTacccaaaaaaaaattcaaatgattgTCTTGTTCAGAATTTATATTCT CGCTTATTGGATCAAGCGGAACACGAAGGGTGCAAAATTATTAcagatattaaagaaacgtcATCCTCAATAG aCATAATAACGGGTTTGAATTCTAACTTTGACATTGCTGTGGATGCATTTTTCGGTTTTGGATTTAAAGGAAGTATGAGAGAACCTTATAACAGTATAATACAA atattaaacgaaactaCGCTTCCTATCGTTTGTGTAGATGTACCGTCTGGCTGCAACGATACTCCAG atttatgTAGTACATATGTGACAAAACCTTCCATGATCGTTTCTCTGATGGTACCTAAGCTATGTACGAAATTTATATTGGAAAGGCCTGAGAATTCTACATGCATTCATTATCTTGGTCAGCCAAATTTACCCAg ACATTATAAAGACAAGTATTCGCTTAACGTTCCTCGCCGTGTTCACTCTA atgacACATCCATTATTCGTCTCAATCCATGA
- the LOC128884225 gene encoding mannitol-1-phosphatase-like, which produces MSPKSGILTHEEKEAYERINKSLAIQKKSFEDYVSKLSLQNLQCIQETCDALQLSIDIKTGNISYKPSFQPLNLTYDICYVRHGKTEGNTEPRVFQGQVDYPENQLNHVGVQQAEEAAVLMETLIKEQNWLPDVIILSPLNRAIETGSHFYNNHKEIPTVIVPEAAEICFGCWDNMRVIDIPPNSLCHLFYLDQNALVRSPQASTINEKTRPDGYYKTGNQIPAESFLDVLVRMRKVLISLENNKNIKNKSNQGLRPKVLMYGHSMAGAAVSILMGHGQYIQQSANSSKHLGFDGQCIMKHATPTLLLPKKP; this is translated from the exons atgtcaCCTAAATCAGGAATTTTAACtcatgaagaaaaagaagcttATGAGCGGATTAATAAATCCCTTGCAATCCAAAAAAAATCCTTTGAAGACTATGTTTCTAAACTTTCTTTACAAAATCTTCAATGTATACAAGAAACCTGTGACGCTTTACAGCTTAGCATTGATATCAAAACtggaaatatttcttacaaacCTTCTTTTCAACCGCTTAACTTGACCTATGATATATGTTATGTTCGCCATGGTAAAACTGAGGGAAATACGGAACCGCGagtttttcaa GGTCAAGTAGACTATCctgaaaatcaattaaatcatGTTGGAGTTCAACAA GCTGAAGAAGCTGCTGTTTTAATGGAAACACttattaaagaacaaaacTGGTTACCAGATGTCATTATTCTGAGCCCACTAAACCGTGCTATAGAGACAGGCTCTCATTTCTATAACAATCATAAAGAAATACCCACGGTTATTGTACCCGAAGCAGCGGAAATATGTTTCGGATGTTGGGACAATATGCGG GTCATTGATATACCTCCAAACTCGCTATGTCATCTATTTTATCTTGACCAAAATGCGCTTGTTCGTTCACCGCAAGCCTCGACCATTAACGAAAAAACACGTCCAGACGGGTATTATAAAACAGGAAATCAAATACCAGCTGAAAGTTTTCTCGACGTCCTTGTACGAATGAGAAAAGTTTTGATCTCTCtggaaaataacaaaaatataaaaaacaaatccaATCAAGGGCTTCGACCTAAG gTTCTCATGTACGGGCATAGTATGGCAGGTGCTGCTGTGTCTATTTTGATGGGTCATGGTCAATATATTCAGCAGTCAGCAAACTCTTCGAAGCATCTAGGCTTTGACGGGCAATGCATCATGAAACATGCAACACCAACGTTGCTTCTTCCTAAAAAACCATAA
- the LOC128883755 gene encoding probable serine/threonine-protein kinase 2 isoform X1 encodes MCTQKFLSCTPSLNFPTDLDFNYTKSASKVNLDQNHDIFTLKNEASASHCNFIHYPTNFSSMSRLYMLPSTNGKTHYVSISFDSSQNHEKSSNAVIMLHCFNIFDLVNSIFDVPLTGAYIVTGICSGEGPCLYLSTFTGVFEFQCSAAQQGEKTLENDYFLWLSRMVVLKVKMVSISSLFSISKIHYNSGGGCFTKIFEAKHCYTSQPLVLKAIPKKNSHVSLNHHESTGPSEINILRILDHSYIVKLQTAFQDDVFYYLALEYLPGYNLYRWLQRYGFFSENQARAVMVRVFSALAYLESQGIIHRDIKLENLVLHDPNDPSSVKLIDFGLSTFLNTPRSRMRCGSPGYVAPEIISKQTYGSSADVFSAGVVLYCLLTGTAPFYSHGDSPSTTLYKNQKCQIYYDPVVWKNISINARDLISKLLEKNPLKRYSASQALMHTWLLGSIKCLSFKRVTSKTDSKLHERNSEGLFFQKQSHEKPHVDTCEPMRFVFRSSIPTSRPSRYTCLKFGLPTNKKQYIQTEFKMETSVTRIPLLQRDCQRRYSFKFT; translated from the exons atgTGTACACAAAAATTCCTCTCGTGTACACCATCGCTCAATTTTCCGACAGACTTAGACTTTAATTACACTAAAAGCGCATCTAAAGTAAATCTCGATCAAAACCACGACATCTTCACGTTAAAGAATGAAGCAAGCGCAAgccattgtaattttattcattatccTACGAATTTCTCTTCAATGTCCCGGCTCTATATGCTTCCTTCAACAAATGGGAAAACCCATTATGTTTCCATCTCTTTTGACTCTTCTCAAAACCATGAGAAATCATCTAATGCGGTTATTATgttacattgttttaatatttttgatctTGTCAATTCCATATTTGATGTTCCCTTAACAGGGGCCTATATAGTTACAGGCATTTGTAGTGGAGAAGGTCCTTGTTTGTATTTATCTACATTTACTGGAGTTTTCGAATTTCAATGCTCCGCCGCTCAACAAGGAGAAAAAACTttagaaaatgattattttttgtgGCTATCGCGTATGGTAGTTTTGAAAGTTAAAATGGTTTCAATTAGTAGTCTTTTTTCTAtatcaaaaattcattataattcGGGTGGAGGATGTTTTACCAAG ATTTTTGAAGCCAAACATTGTTACACATCGCAACCTTTAGTTCTTAAAGCtattcctaaaaaaaattctcatgtATCGTTAAATCATCACGAATCCACAGGACCAAGcgaaattaacattttaagaATTCTTGATCATTCTTACATTGTCAAACTTCAAACAGCTTTTCAGGATG atGTTTTTTACTATCTTGCTTTGGAATATTTACCTGGCTATAATCTCTATAGATGGCTTCAACGCTATG GTTTCTTTTCTGAAAACCAAGCACGAGCTGTAATGGTCCGTGTATTTTCTGCTCTTGCTTATCTTGAGTCACAAGGTATCATCCATCGTGATATTAAG CTAGAAAATCTTGTACTTCATGATCCAAATGATCCGAGTAGCGTCAAACTTATTGATTTCGGATTAAGTACTTTTCTTAATACGCCAAGAAGCAGGATGCGATGTGGGTCTCCGGGTTATGTAG CaccagaaattatttcaaaacaaacatACGGGTCATCCGCCGATGTCTTCAGCGCAGGAGTTGTTTTGTACTGTCTTCTCACAGGAACCGCACCTTTCTATTCCCATGGTGACTCACCATCAACAACTTTGtacaaaaatcaaaa ATGTCAGATATACTATGATCCTGTGGTGTGGAAGAATATCTCAATAAATGCGCGTGAtcttatatcaaaattattagaaaa AAATCCGCTTAAGCGCTATAGTGCATCTCAAGCTCTTATGCATACATGGCTTTTAGGTAGTATTAAATGCTTATCATTCAAACGGGTCACAAGCAAAACTGATTCTAAATTACACGAAAGGAATTCTGAGGGattgttttttcaaaaacaaagccACGAAAAACCTCACGTAGATACTTGTGAACCTatg CGATTCGTTTTCCGTTCGTCTATTCCTACAAGCCGCCCTTCACGCTACACATGTCTAAAGTTTGGACTACcaacaaacaaaaaacaataCATCCAAACGGAGTTTAAAATGGAGACAAGTGTGACACGTATTCCGTTACTACAAAGAGATTGCCAA CGTcgttattcatttaaatttacttga
- the LOC128884208 gene encoding uncharacterized protein LOC128884208 isoform X2 — translation MSFNIKTTNSSSISKNIKYQKVPLSPRDSDSEKNLNANETEGKKPYYLDNSPNNASPILDKENPVSLTSQSVPLTDATDENLPATTSRRLYCNFCDRVVLSSVELQSTIFSFFLAFLVFLFFGWLSIFIVPFLWSLLQTAVHFCPVCETVLLKLKRVSVLNFREQIITLRIGTCALVLTKRYLLGILSLVSFVFFLLTLRWYINATDFPVVIKNQPINATWTDFLEDCGYVVFQDSIFSCSCCCFILYCITPIMFVLRVKSYLGNPLRAEKLFLEKYEGKTIIWEGRMHHVEEGIFSKHFLYLDMDPPFYPRNNYRDIALIFGKHLSKEISNVEAGDKIQFESTLLELGRRGRPHLGILWNATVIARNSTLPPLMKGAPNPFILLQDIVRSPLLISS, via the exons ATGAGTTTTAACATTAAGACAACCA ACAGCtcttcaatttcaaaaaatattaagtatcAAAAGGTACCTCTTTCACCTCGAGACTCggattctgaaaaaaatttgaatgctAATGAAACTGAAGGAAAAAAACCATATTATTTGGATAATTCACCAAATAACGCATCTCCAATACTTGATAAGGAGAATCCAGTGTCTTTAACATCACAATCAGTTCCTCTCACGGATGCGACCGACGAAAATTTACCTGCTACAACGAGTCGCCGATTATACTGCAATTTCTGCGATCGAGTTGTTTTATCTTCAGTAGAATTGCAATCAactatattttcgttttttctaGCTTTTCTtgtctttctctttttcggctggttatcaatttttattgtccCCTTCCTCTGGTCGTTACTACAG ACAGCCGTTCATTTTTGTCCCGTTTGCGAAACAGTTCTTCTTAAACTTAAGCGCGtttctgttttaaattttcgGGAACAA ATTATCACGTTACGTATAGGAACATGTGCCCTTGTTTTAACAAAACGTTACTTACTAGGAATTTTATCTTTAGTTtcatttgtcttttttttactGACGTTACGCTGGTATATAAACGCAACGGATTTTCCGGTTGTTATCAAAA ATCAACCTATTAACGCAACGTGGACGGATTTCTTAGAAGATTGTGGGTATGTTGTTTTCCAGGACAGcattttttcttgttcatGTTGttgttttatactttattGTATCACTCCAATTATGTTTGTTTTAAGAGTCAAGTCGTACTTGGGGAATCCTTTGCGAGCggaaaaactttttttagagaaatacGAAGGTAAAACAATTATATGGGAGGGACGCATGCACCATGTCGAAGAGGGAATATTctctaaacattttttatacttGGA TATGGACCCCCCTTTCTATCCTCGAAATAATTATCGTGATATTgctttaatttttggaaaacacctttcaaaagaaattagCAATGTTGAGGCCGgtgataaaattcaatttgagtCAACGTTATTAGAATTAGGGCGCAG AGGACGACCTCACTTGGGAATTCTTTGGAATGCTACTGTTATAGCGCGTAACAGTACCCTTCCACCGTTAATGAAAGGGGCTCCC AATCCTTTCATCCTTTTACAAGATATAGTCCGTTCACCTTTGTTAATATCTTCATAA
- the LOC128883755 gene encoding calcium/calmodulin-dependent protein kinase type 1B-like isoform X3, whose amino-acid sequence MCTQKFLSCTPSLNFPTDLDFNYTKSASKVNLDQNHDIFTLKNEASASHCNFIHYPTNFSSMSRLYMLPSTNGKTHYVSISFDSSQNHEKSSNAVIMLHCFNIFDLVNSIFDVPLTGAYIVTGICSGEGPCLYLSTFTGVFEFQCSAAQQGEKTLENDYFLWLSRMVVLKVKMVSISSLFSISKIHYNSGGGCFTKIFEAKHCYTSQPLVLKAIPKKNSHVSLNHHESTGPSEINILRILDHSYIVKLQTAFQDDVFYYLALEYLPGYNLYRWLQRYGFFSENQARAVMVRVFSALAYLESQGIIHRDIKLENLVLHDPNDPSSVKLIDFGLSTFLNTPRSRMRCGSPGYVAPEIISKQTYGSSADVFSAGVVLYCLLTGTAPFYSHGDSPSTTLYKNQKCQIYYDPVVWKNISINARDLISKLLEKNPLKRYSASQALMHTWLLGILRDCFFKNKATKNLT is encoded by the exons atgTGTACACAAAAATTCCTCTCGTGTACACCATCGCTCAATTTTCCGACAGACTTAGACTTTAATTACACTAAAAGCGCATCTAAAGTAAATCTCGATCAAAACCACGACATCTTCACGTTAAAGAATGAAGCAAGCGCAAgccattgtaattttattcattatccTACGAATTTCTCTTCAATGTCCCGGCTCTATATGCTTCCTTCAACAAATGGGAAAACCCATTATGTTTCCATCTCTTTTGACTCTTCTCAAAACCATGAGAAATCATCTAATGCGGTTATTATgttacattgttttaatatttttgatctTGTCAATTCCATATTTGATGTTCCCTTAACAGGGGCCTATATAGTTACAGGCATTTGTAGTGGAGAAGGTCCTTGTTTGTATTTATCTACATTTACTGGAGTTTTCGAATTTCAATGCTCCGCCGCTCAACAAGGAGAAAAAACTttagaaaatgattattttttgtgGCTATCGCGTATGGTAGTTTTGAAAGTTAAAATGGTTTCAATTAGTAGTCTTTTTTCTAtatcaaaaattcattataattcGGGTGGAGGATGTTTTACCAAG ATTTTTGAAGCCAAACATTGTTACACATCGCAACCTTTAGTTCTTAAAGCtattcctaaaaaaaattctcatgtATCGTTAAATCATCACGAATCCACAGGACCAAGcgaaattaacattttaagaATTCTTGATCATTCTTACATTGTCAAACTTCAAACAGCTTTTCAGGATG atGTTTTTTACTATCTTGCTTTGGAATATTTACCTGGCTATAATCTCTATAGATGGCTTCAACGCTATG GTTTCTTTTCTGAAAACCAAGCACGAGCTGTAATGGTCCGTGTATTTTCTGCTCTTGCTTATCTTGAGTCACAAGGTATCATCCATCGTGATATTAAG CTAGAAAATCTTGTACTTCATGATCCAAATGATCCGAGTAGCGTCAAACTTATTGATTTCGGATTAAGTACTTTTCTTAATACGCCAAGAAGCAGGATGCGATGTGGGTCTCCGGGTTATGTAG CaccagaaattatttcaaaacaaacatACGGGTCATCCGCCGATGTCTTCAGCGCAGGAGTTGTTTTGTACTGTCTTCTCACAGGAACCGCACCTTTCTATTCCCATGGTGACTCACCATCAACAACTTTGtacaaaaatcaaaa ATGTCAGATATACTATGATCCTGTGGTGTGGAAGAATATCTCAATAAATGCGCGTGAtcttatatcaaaattattagaaaa AAATCCGCTTAAGCGCTATAGTGCATCTCAAGCTCTTATGCATACATGGCTTTTAG GAATTCTGAGGGattgttttttcaaaaacaaagccACGAAAAACCTCACGTAG
- the LOC128883755 gene encoding probable serine/threonine-protein kinase 2 isoform X2, protein MCTQKFLSCTPSLNFPTDLDFNYTKSASKVNLDQNHDIFTLKNEASASHCNFIHYPTNFSSMSRLYMLPSTNGKTHYVSISFDSSQNHEKSSNAVIMLHCFNIFDLVNSIFDVPLTGAYIVTGICSGEGPCLYLSTFTGVFEFQCSAAQQGEKTLENDYFLWLSRMVVLKVKMVSISSLFSISKIHYNSGGGCFTKIFEAKHCYTSQPLVLKAIPKKNSHVSLNHHESTGPSEINILRILDHSYIVKLQTAFQDDVFYYLALEYLPGYNLYRWLQRYGFFSENQARAVMVRVFSALAYLESQGIIHRDIKLENLVLHDPNDPSSVKLIDFGLSTFLNTPRSRMRCGSPGYVAPEIISKQTYGSSADVFSAGVVLYCLLTGTAPFYSHGDSPSTTLYKNQKCQIYYDPVVWKNISINARDLISKLLEKNPLKRYSASQALMHTWLLGSIKCLSFKRVTSKTDSKLHERNSEGLFFQKQSHEKPHVDTCEPMRFVFRSSIPTSRPSRYTCLKFGLPTNKKQYIQTEFKMETSVTRIPLLQRDCQRFSFF, encoded by the exons atgTGTACACAAAAATTCCTCTCGTGTACACCATCGCTCAATTTTCCGACAGACTTAGACTTTAATTACACTAAAAGCGCATCTAAAGTAAATCTCGATCAAAACCACGACATCTTCACGTTAAAGAATGAAGCAAGCGCAAgccattgtaattttattcattatccTACGAATTTCTCTTCAATGTCCCGGCTCTATATGCTTCCTTCAACAAATGGGAAAACCCATTATGTTTCCATCTCTTTTGACTCTTCTCAAAACCATGAGAAATCATCTAATGCGGTTATTATgttacattgttttaatatttttgatctTGTCAATTCCATATTTGATGTTCCCTTAACAGGGGCCTATATAGTTACAGGCATTTGTAGTGGAGAAGGTCCTTGTTTGTATTTATCTACATTTACTGGAGTTTTCGAATTTCAATGCTCCGCCGCTCAACAAGGAGAAAAAACTttagaaaatgattattttttgtgGCTATCGCGTATGGTAGTTTTGAAAGTTAAAATGGTTTCAATTAGTAGTCTTTTTTCTAtatcaaaaattcattataattcGGGTGGAGGATGTTTTACCAAG ATTTTTGAAGCCAAACATTGTTACACATCGCAACCTTTAGTTCTTAAAGCtattcctaaaaaaaattctcatgtATCGTTAAATCATCACGAATCCACAGGACCAAGcgaaattaacattttaagaATTCTTGATCATTCTTACATTGTCAAACTTCAAACAGCTTTTCAGGATG atGTTTTTTACTATCTTGCTTTGGAATATTTACCTGGCTATAATCTCTATAGATGGCTTCAACGCTATG GTTTCTTTTCTGAAAACCAAGCACGAGCTGTAATGGTCCGTGTATTTTCTGCTCTTGCTTATCTTGAGTCACAAGGTATCATCCATCGTGATATTAAG CTAGAAAATCTTGTACTTCATGATCCAAATGATCCGAGTAGCGTCAAACTTATTGATTTCGGATTAAGTACTTTTCTTAATACGCCAAGAAGCAGGATGCGATGTGGGTCTCCGGGTTATGTAG CaccagaaattatttcaaaacaaacatACGGGTCATCCGCCGATGTCTTCAGCGCAGGAGTTGTTTTGTACTGTCTTCTCACAGGAACCGCACCTTTCTATTCCCATGGTGACTCACCATCAACAACTTTGtacaaaaatcaaaa ATGTCAGATATACTATGATCCTGTGGTGTGGAAGAATATCTCAATAAATGCGCGTGAtcttatatcaaaattattagaaaa AAATCCGCTTAAGCGCTATAGTGCATCTCAAGCTCTTATGCATACATGGCTTTTAGGTAGTATTAAATGCTTATCATTCAAACGGGTCACAAGCAAAACTGATTCTAAATTACACGAAAGGAATTCTGAGGGattgttttttcaaaaacaaagccACGAAAAACCTCACGTAGATACTTGTGAACCTatg CGATTCGTTTTCCGTTCGTCTATTCCTACAAGCCGCCCTTCACGCTACACATGTCTAAAGTTTGGACTACcaacaaacaaaaaacaataCATCCAAACGGAGTTTAAAATGGAGACAAGTGTGACACGTATTCCGTTACTACAAAGAGATTGCCAA aggttttcttttttttaa
- the LOC128884208 gene encoding uncharacterized protein LOC128884208 isoform X3 → MSFNIKTTNSSSISKNIKYQKVPLSPRDSDSEKNLNANETEGKKPYYLDNSPNNASPILDKENPVSLTSQSVPLTDATDENLPATTSRRLYCNFCDRVVLSSVELQSTIFSFFLAFLVFLFFGWLSIFIVPFLWSLLQTAVHFCPVCETVLLKLKRVSVLNFREQIITLRIGTCALVLTKRYLLGILSLVSFVFFLLTLRWYINATDFPVVIKNQPINATWTDFLEDCGVKSYLGNPLRAEKLFLEKYEGKTIIWEGRMHHVEEGIFSKHFLYLDMDPPFYPRNNYRDIALIFGKHLSKEISNVEAGDKIQFESTLLELGRRGRPHLGILWNATVIARNSTLPPLMKGAPNPFILLQDIVRSPLLISS, encoded by the exons ATGAGTTTTAACATTAAGACAACCA ACAGCtcttcaatttcaaaaaatattaagtatcAAAAGGTACCTCTTTCACCTCGAGACTCggattctgaaaaaaatttgaatgctAATGAAACTGAAGGAAAAAAACCATATTATTTGGATAATTCACCAAATAACGCATCTCCAATACTTGATAAGGAGAATCCAGTGTCTTTAACATCACAATCAGTTCCTCTCACGGATGCGACCGACGAAAATTTACCTGCTACAACGAGTCGCCGATTATACTGCAATTTCTGCGATCGAGTTGTTTTATCTTCAGTAGAATTGCAATCAactatattttcgttttttctaGCTTTTCTtgtctttctctttttcggctggttatcaatttttattgtccCCTTCCTCTGGTCGTTACTACAG ACAGCCGTTCATTTTTGTCCCGTTTGCGAAACAGTTCTTCTTAAACTTAAGCGCGtttctgttttaaattttcgGGAACAA ATTATCACGTTACGTATAGGAACATGTGCCCTTGTTTTAACAAAACGTTACTTACTAGGAATTTTATCTTTAGTTtcatttgtcttttttttactGACGTTACGCTGGTATATAAACGCAACGGATTTTCCGGTTGTTATCAAAA ATCAACCTATTAACGCAACGTGGACGGATTTCTTAGAAGATTGTGG AGTCAAGTCGTACTTGGGGAATCCTTTGCGAGCggaaaaactttttttagagaaatacGAAGGTAAAACAATTATATGGGAGGGACGCATGCACCATGTCGAAGAGGGAATATTctctaaacattttttatacttGGA TATGGACCCCCCTTTCTATCCTCGAAATAATTATCGTGATATTgctttaatttttggaaaacacctttcaaaagaaattagCAATGTTGAGGCCGgtgataaaattcaatttgagtCAACGTTATTAGAATTAGGGCGCAG AGGACGACCTCACTTGGGAATTCTTTGGAATGCTACTGTTATAGCGCGTAACAGTACCCTTCCACCGTTAATGAAAGGGGCTCCC AATCCTTTCATCCTTTTACAAGATATAGTCCGTTCACCTTTGTTAATATCTTCATAA
- the LOC128884207 gene encoding cAMP-dependent protein kinase catalytic subunit alpha-like has translation MKTENFFFIPQLFCGKHKENDTRTVHYTHNIKKEFKKQSSNCKKDNTFLTNPLNYFKKTTKNEIHKQISNSNFVTKKINFHWCASCKPFKKHVRHPCGYKFPSSRVLSTGQFSKLKENDENSVLLEERHSITSVASTCCDFLNRLDAESSGISTLDEELKISSSDADILPSLSHFNTTLIALLGVGTFGRVYLARHAKNFKDYYALKIIKKVDIVRLKQEKHVATERQILQTISHPFIVSSFGSFETANEICIMMEYVPAGELFHLLQKYGRLSNELARFYVAELVTALRYLHSCNIVYRDIKPENILIDKYGHIKLIDFGFSKYVKNRTWTLCGTPEYLAPEVLLGKGHNQAADWWTVGILIYELLTGHAPFQGDSVTEIYKRILSHALFFPQGFNTEAKDLVTNLLNPNPQERLNFTTNTSNDIRSHVWFSSIDWLACERKLIKPPSMTTNYQNNKISTCYTKNLSF, from the exons atgaaaacagaaaattttttcttcataCCGCAGTTATTTTGCGGAAAACATAAAGAAAACGATACAAGAACGGTTCACTATACacacaatataaaaaag GAATTCAAAAAGCAATCGTCAAATTGTAAAAAAGACAATACGTTTTTAACTAAtccgttgaattattttaaaaaaacaacaaaaaatgaaatacacaAGCAGATATCAAACTCGAAtttcgtaacaaaaaaaattaactttcatTGGTGTGCTTCATGCAAACCGTTTAAAAAGCATGTACGTCATCCATGTGGTTACAAATTTCCATCTTCACGGGTTCTTTCTACTGGACAATTTagtaaattgaaagaaaatgacGAAAATTCGGTACTACTGGAAGAACGTCATTCAATTACTTCAGTCGCCTCAACGTGTTGCGATTTTTTAAACCGCTTAGATGCAGAATCTTCTGGAATAAGCACGTTAGACGAAGagttaaaaatttcttcatcAGATGCAGATATTTTGCCATCTTTGTCTCATTTTAATACAACTCTTATAGCTTTATTAG GAGTAGGAACTTTTGGACGGGTTTACCTAGCTCGTCAcgcaaaaaattttaaagattacTATGCtttaaagattattaaaaaagtagaCATTGTACGGTTAAAACAAGAGAAACATGTGGCTACAGAAAGGCAAATATTGCAAACAATTTCACATCCCTTTATAGTGTCCTCGTTTGGTTCTTTTGAAActgcaaatgaaatttgtattatgatGGAATATGTCCCCGCTGGTgaactttttcatttacttcaAAAATATGGCCGATTGTCGAATGAATTAGCTCGTTTTTATGTAGCCGAACTTGTAACAGCTTTAAGATATTTACATTCATGCAACATTGTGTATCGTGATATTAAGCCCGAAAATATTCTGATTGATAAATACGGTCATATAAAACTTATTGATTTCGGTTTTTCAAAGTATGTAAAAAATCGCACTTGGACATTATGTGGAACGCCTGAGTATTTGGCTCCAGAAGTGTTACTTGGGAAAGGTCATAACCAAGCTGCTGATTGGTGGACCGTGGGTATTCTTATCTACGAATTACTAACAGG TCATGCTCCTTTCCAAGGTGACTCCGTAACGGAGATTTATAAAAGGATTCTGTCTCATGCACTATTCTTTCCTCAAGGATTTAACACTGAAGCCAAG GATcttgttacaaatttattaaatccgAATCCTCAGGAACGCTTAAACTTTACAACAAATACATCGAATGATATTCGTTCCCATGTATGGTTCTCTTCTATTGATTGGCTAGCATGTGAAAGAAAACTTATCAAACCTCCTTCAATGACAACGAACTatcaaaacaataaaatttcaacttgcTATACCAAAAATCTATCTTTTTAA